One part of the Arachidicoccus terrestris genome encodes these proteins:
- a CDS encoding single-stranded DNA-binding protein, giving the protein MQHNLVRLIGYVGADLKVKTVSNGSKMAIINVATHDFLRREGDEKIYSTSWHQVIAWGGYAEMAERSFIKGSHILVEGSLRYRKYTDDKGEEHLVTEIKAHSLINLDR; this is encoded by the coding sequence ATGCAACACAATTTAGTCCGCCTGATTGGTTATGTGGGCGCTGATCTGAAAGTAAAAACCGTTTCCAATGGTTCAAAAATGGCGATCATAAATGTGGCTACCCATGACTTTTTAAGAAGGGAAGGGGATGAAAAGATTTACAGTACTTCCTGGCATCAGGTGATTGCCTGGGGTGGTTATGCCGAGATGGCGGAGCGCAGCTTTATTAAGGGCAGTCATATCCTTGTAGAAGGTAGCCTTCGATACCGAAAATATACAGATGATAAAGGGGAAGAGCATCTTGTTACAGAAATCAAAGCCCATTCACTGATTAATCTTGATCGCTAA
- a CDS encoding toprim domain-containing protein, whose product MTIKEAKELDIVIYLLREGIQPIKIKGNNYWYYSPFRNERTPSFKVNRARGLWYDFGEGLGGAIIDLGIRLHGLSVAEFLTRLEEHGLTGGSFSFDQERTILKRNAKLSALKILSVHPVQSESLIRYLAMRNISKVIADKYLVEVRYQYCNRSYFALGFQNDKGGYKLRSPIFKGSSSPKSVTFLNAGVSQIAVFEGAFDFLSFLCFRAPYLDPAISFLILNSLSFFENRLTFLQQFETVDLYLDNDEAGDKMTSAAVCLNNKLFFDKRSLFKGFKDLNDWWARGGPRIIGLPIR is encoded by the coding sequence ATGACAATAAAAGAAGCGAAAGAACTGGATATAGTCATTTATCTTTTAAGAGAAGGTATTCAGCCGATTAAAATCAAGGGCAATAATTATTGGTATTATTCTCCGTTTCGCAATGAACGGACGCCTTCGTTTAAAGTTAACAGAGCAAGAGGACTCTGGTATGATTTCGGTGAAGGATTGGGCGGTGCTATCATAGATCTTGGTATCCGCCTGCATGGTTTGTCGGTTGCTGAGTTCTTAACGCGTTTGGAGGAACACGGACTAACAGGTGGAAGCTTTTCTTTTGACCAGGAAAGAACGATTCTTAAGAGAAATGCCAAATTGAGTGCGCTCAAAATTCTTTCTGTCCATCCAGTGCAATCGGAGTCCCTTATCAGGTATCTTGCTATGCGGAATATCTCAAAAGTTATTGCGGATAAGTATCTCGTTGAAGTTCGCTATCAATACTGTAATAGAAGTTATTTTGCACTCGGCTTTCAAAATGACAAGGGAGGTTATAAACTTCGAAGCCCCATATTTAAGGGGTCGAGTAGTCCCAAAAGTGTCACATTTTTAAATGCCGGTGTATCACAAATAGCTGTTTTTGAAGGGGCTTTTGATTTTCTTTCTTTTCTCTGTTTCAGAGCACCATACTTAGATCCAGCTATTAGCTTTCTGATCCTGAACTCTCTTTCTTTTTTTGAGAATAGACTGACATTTTTGCAGCAGTTTGAAACAGTTGATCTTTATCTGGATAATGATGAAGCTGGAGATAAAATGACCTCTGCGGCTGTGTGTCTGAATAATAAGCTGTTTTTTGATAAAAGGAGCCTTTTTAAAGGCTTTAAAGACCTGAATGACTGGTGGGCCCGTGGAGGGCCCAGAATAATAGGCCTCCCGATTCGGTAG
- a CDS encoding plasmid mobilization protein: protein MKPLKTGKTKWLHIRLTPAQHLIIKSKAENSTCGKLSEYARYILLDKPVVTKVRNASLDDLMTELILLRKELSAIGNNYNQMIRKLNSLSFCHEVKTWLVVSQSIRESVTDKIDLIKLRVNSISEIWLQ from the coding sequence ATGAAACCCCTAAAGACAGGAAAGACTAAATGGCTGCATATTCGGTTAACACCTGCCCAGCATTTGATTATTAAAAGCAAAGCCGAAAATTCCACTTGTGGAAAGCTTAGTGAATATGCAAGATATATATTGCTGGATAAACCTGTGGTTACTAAAGTTAGAAATGCTTCTCTTGATGACTTAATGACAGAACTTATATTACTGAGAAAAGAACTGTCCGCAATAGGCAATAATTATAATCAGATGATTCGAAAGCTGAATAGCTTGTCCTTTTGCCATGAGGTTAAGACCTGGCTGGTTGTGTCACAATCCATTCGGGAAAGTGTCACGGACAAGATTGATTTAATTAAACTGAGAGTTAATTCAATTTCAGAAATATGGTTGCAATAG
- a CDS encoding JAB domain-containing protein yields the protein MINNTNKPAFKVSEIQLSYNPKVKASERPQITQPLDAYKIFLEGWDKNKLQLLEQFKVMLVNKAHRVLGVVEIASGGIAGTLVDARLIFATALKAAATGIILCHCHPSGNLKFSQDDVKLTKTLKAAGDLLDIKVLDHLIITAEAFTSLADYGYC from the coding sequence ATGATTAATAACACAAACAAGCCGGCATTCAAAGTTTCTGAAATACAGTTAAGCTATAATCCTAAAGTTAAGGCCTCCGAACGACCGCAAATTACCCAGCCTCTTGATGCCTATAAGATATTTTTGGAAGGCTGGGATAAAAATAAATTGCAGTTGCTGGAACAGTTTAAAGTAATGCTTGTAAACAAAGCGCATAGGGTGCTTGGAGTTGTTGAGATCGCTTCTGGAGGTATAGCGGGAACTTTGGTAGATGCCAGGCTGATATTTGCAACAGCCTTGAAAGCTGCTGCTACGGGAATAATTCTTTGTCACTGCCATCCATCCGGAAACCTAAAATTCAGCCAGGATGATGTTAAACTCACGAAAACGCTTAAGGCAGCGGGAGATCTACTCGATATAAAAGTTTTGGATCACCTGATTATAACAGCTGAAGCTTTTACCAGCTTGGCAGATTATGGATATTGTTAG
- a CDS encoding DUF6908 domain-containing protein, which translates to MYRLDKPATKVLNSLLNKMGEKAHLKLKREGFFPLTVEKIGWDIDTPFGKGLLLSLAHYYEQNGDLMRCPEMVFIVIDKRGYPKDFDNLFAFAQMYQQDALGIYEESAFISDGRLTSFIERLQKSHNNFANLWLRNIRLQGFLK; encoded by the coding sequence ATGTACAGATTAGACAAACCAGCAACAAAGGTGTTGAATAGCCTGCTGAACAAAATGGGAGAAAAGGCCCATCTAAAACTCAAAAGGGAAGGGTTTTTCCCGCTGACAGTTGAAAAAATTGGTTGGGACATTGATACGCCTTTTGGAAAAGGGCTTTTATTGTCTCTGGCTCATTACTATGAACAAAACGGTGACCTGATGCGTTGCCCCGAAATGGTTTTTATTGTAATTGACAAAAGGGGTTACCCGAAAGATTTTGATAACCTGTTTGCCTTTGCACAGATGTACCAGCAAGATGCACTGGGTATTTATGAAGAAAGTGCCTTTATCTCTGATGGTCGTTTGACCAGTTTTATTGAACGGCTGCAAAAGTCACACAACAATTTTGCCAATCTCTGGCTCCGCAATATTCGTCTGCAGGGCTTTTTAAAATAA
- a CDS encoding YifB family Mg chelatase-like AAA ATPase gives MLSVIYGSSLRGVEAERIGVEVSVGRGLGYQITGLAGDSIRESLSRIAIAIDNCGYRMPRNKVVINLTPADVRKTGTALDLPIALGILAASEQLVLPSDIGTFQIAGELGLDGSVYPVRGALCMAACAGGLGFSAIILPKGNGGETAPVKDVKVYTVTHLKELAETFSKGVVLPLATAATGLRAPFVKAPLDYSDIKGQPSMKRTMEIVAAGGHNALLIGSPGTGKTMVAKRLPSILPPMTIKESLDTTRIYSVLEEPCAYHGLVTERPFRSPHHTCSDVALSGGGSFCSPGEISKAHNGVLFLDELPEFSRNAIEVLRQPLEEQKIHIARARMSLIYPASFILLASMNPCPCGYFGHPSGRCKCSNKAINYYRKKISGPLLDRIDLQVVSDPEPLHFLNSGTKEEEPSSMIRQRVVRARELQNLRYKDLGEGICNARVPEGYINQFFPLEPHALKYLQSSMQRLQLSARSADRILKVGRTIADLTESKNIELEHIAETIHMKFSSLWPWVKK, from the coding sequence ATGTTAAGCGTCATTTATGGAAGCAGTCTTCGAGGTGTGGAGGCAGAGCGTATCGGGGTCGAAGTTAGCGTCGGCCGTGGTCTTGGATACCAAATTACCGGACTTGCCGGGGATTCCATCAGGGAGTCTCTTTCCAGAATTGCGATCGCCATTGATAATTGCGGTTATCGGATGCCCAGAAACAAGGTGGTAATCAATCTTACACCGGCCGATGTTAGAAAAACTGGAACTGCGCTGGACTTACCAATAGCCTTGGGTATTTTGGCAGCATCGGAGCAACTCGTTTTACCAAGTGATATCGGGACGTTTCAGATAGCCGGGGAGCTGGGTCTTGACGGAAGCGTTTATCCTGTCAGAGGCGCGCTCTGTATGGCAGCCTGTGCAGGCGGTCTTGGTTTTTCGGCGATAATTTTGCCTAAAGGAAATGGTGGGGAGACGGCTCCTGTGAAGGACGTCAAAGTATATACTGTAACGCATTTAAAAGAACTAGCTGAAACTTTTTCAAAAGGTGTGGTGTTGCCCTTGGCAACCGCTGCCACAGGACTTAGAGCGCCGTTTGTAAAAGCACCGCTGGACTATAGCGACATTAAGGGGCAGCCTTCGATGAAACGAACAATGGAGATTGTCGCTGCCGGTGGCCATAATGCACTGCTGATCGGTTCTCCTGGTACTGGTAAAACTATGGTGGCCAAAAGGCTTCCCTCAATTCTACCTCCAATGACGATTAAGGAGTCTCTTGATACTACAAGGATTTATAGCGTGCTGGAAGAACCTTGCGCCTATCATGGACTTGTTACAGAACGGCCGTTCCGAAGTCCGCATCATACCTGTAGTGACGTCGCCCTTTCGGGTGGTGGAAGCTTTTGCAGTCCCGGTGAAATCTCCAAAGCTCATAACGGAGTTCTTTTTCTTGATGAACTGCCTGAATTTTCAAGAAATGCAATTGAAGTGCTTAGGCAACCTCTGGAAGAGCAGAAAATCCACATTGCCAGAGCGCGAATGTCTTTAATTTACCCGGCTTCTTTTATTTTACTAGCCTCCATGAATCCTTGTCCTTGTGGTTATTTTGGCCATCCATCAGGCAGGTGTAAATGTTCTAATAAAGCAATTAATTACTATCGAAAGAAGATTTCCGGGCCGCTGCTGGACAGAATTGACCTGCAAGTTGTTTCTGATCCGGAGCCATTACATTTTTTGAATAGTGGCACAAAGGAAGAAGAACCTTCCAGTATGATCCGGCAAAGGGTCGTTCGTGCCAGAGAACTCCAGAATTTGCGCTATAAAGATTTGGGTGAAGGTATCTGTAATGCTAGGGTTCCAGAAGGTTATATAAACCAGTTTTTCCCACTGGAACCTCATGCACTAAAATACTTGCAGTCTTCAATGCAAAGGCTCCAACTGTCTGCCAGATCTGCGGATCGCATCCTTAAAGTGGGAAGGACGATTGCTGATCTCACTGAAAGCAAAAATATAGAATTGGAACATATTGCGGAGACTATTCATATGAAGTTCTCCAGTCTCTGGCCATGGGTGAAAAAGTAA
- a CDS encoding YraN family protein, translating to MSDKNYRGRSNQFTGTKGESFATNWLKNQGYFIKDRNWRHGRLEIDIIAQKNGTFHFVEVKTVTSERYGLGEEKINKEKIKRMLLAASHYLRLSHWHGSFQFDVLAILIDAGGPEYCLFEDVWP from the coding sequence ATGTCGGATAAAAATTACCGAGGTCGTTCTAATCAATTCACCGGCACCAAAGGGGAATCCTTTGCCACGAACTGGCTAAAGAATCAAGGATATTTTATAAAGGACCGCAATTGGCGGCATGGCAGACTAGAAATCGACATTATTGCCCAGAAAAATGGCACGTTTCATTTTGTTGAAGTAAAAACTGTTACATCCGAGCGTTATGGCTTGGGAGAGGAAAAAATAAATAAAGAGAAGATAAAACGCATGTTACTTGCGGCCAGCCATTATTTAAGGTTGTCACATTGGCATGGAAGCTTCCAGTTTGATGTTTTAGCCATTCTGATAGATGCTGGTGGTCCCGAATACTGTTTATTTGAGGACGTCTGGCCCTGA
- a CDS encoding relaxase/mobilization nuclease domain-containing protein, producing MVAIVHQSSSLRNAIQYNEQKVRLGGAEVFHSGNYPKDTELLSFTERFNRLKKQTALNTKVKVNTVHISLNFPDEDKKRISDQLLRSISDAYMQKIGFGNQPYLVYRHKDAGHEHVHIVTTNIQNNGKAISLHNLAKGRSLLAAKTIEKDFKLTVATNKHRQAYQLTPVNALKIQYGKFGSKRAITNVLDHVLTKYKFESLHELNAVLKLYNVMADVGGSGTRIQKNGGLVYRILDAKGTAVGIPVKASLIYNKPTLKFLQQQFTLNGPLKVRHLPRVKNVIDSSLIQYRGNISLDSFTNQLKQKGIDTVLRRNNAGRLYGITYVDHKTGCIFNGSQLGKAYAATGLLQRLTGNVIRQKQQKHTKTRVQKVKHAAPVGHFDAPLKPWFKPIWNLSDIQKGCFVIKTLDILTSEEYQGTLSLELQRDIRRRKRKRQSLS from the coding sequence ATGGTTGCAATAGTACATCAAAGCAGTTCGCTTAGGAATGCGATACAGTATAATGAGCAAAAGGTCCGGTTAGGCGGGGCAGAAGTATTTCATTCAGGGAATTATCCAAAGGATACCGAACTTTTAAGTTTTACGGAGCGCTTTAATCGCTTAAAAAAGCAGACTGCGTTAAATACAAAGGTCAAGGTAAATACGGTCCATATCTCACTTAATTTTCCAGATGAGGATAAAAAGAGAATAAGCGACCAATTGCTTCGAAGTATTTCCGATGCGTATATGCAAAAGATCGGTTTTGGTAATCAACCTTATTTAGTCTATCGACATAAAGATGCCGGTCATGAACATGTCCATATAGTCACCACCAATATTCAAAATAATGGGAAAGCGATTTCTTTGCATAATCTCGCCAAAGGAAGATCTTTATTGGCAGCGAAAACAATTGAAAAAGATTTCAAGCTGACGGTCGCGACAAATAAACATCGCCAGGCATATCAGCTGACGCCAGTAAATGCACTGAAAATACAATATGGTAAATTCGGTTCAAAAAGAGCTATTACCAATGTCCTGGATCATGTCCTTACCAAATATAAATTTGAGTCACTTCATGAGCTGAACGCTGTGTTGAAATTATACAATGTCATGGCCGACGTGGGTGGTAGCGGGACACGGATTCAAAAAAATGGAGGCTTGGTTTACAGGATTCTTGATGCTAAAGGAACAGCTGTAGGAATTCCGGTTAAGGCGTCATTAATTTACAATAAACCGACACTTAAATTTTTGCAACAGCAGTTTACTTTAAACGGGCCATTAAAGGTCAGACATCTTCCTCGTGTTAAAAATGTGATTGATTCTAGTTTGATACAATACCGGGGAAACATTTCATTAGATAGCTTTACCAATCAACTAAAACAAAAGGGGATTGACACTGTTCTTAGGCGAAATAACGCTGGGCGCCTGTATGGGATTACTTATGTGGATCATAAAACTGGCTGCATTTTTAATGGCAGCCAGTTAGGGAAAGCATATGCGGCAACGGGGTTGTTGCAAAGATTAACCGGTAACGTAATAAGACAAAAACAGCAAAAGCATACAAAAACCAGGGTTCAAAAAGTTAAACATGCTGCGCCTGTAGGCCATTTTGACGCACCCCTAAAACCGTGGTTTAAACCGATCTGGAATCTGTCTGATATTCAGAAGGGCTGTTTTGTAATAAAAACCTTAGATATTCTGACGTCTGAGGAATATCAGGGAACACTTTCTCTAGAACTACAAAGGGACATTAGGAGACGTAAGCGCAAACGCCAGAGCCTATCCTAG